In one Corynebacterium bovis DSM 20582 = CIP 54.80 genomic region, the following are encoded:
- the shbA gene encoding RNA polymerase sigma factor ShbA: protein MTTTEDLDAALARLVPDAVAGDTAVVQRIINLIHAPVVRYCRARVPQWRYPTAEDIAQEVCLAVARALPGYADRGLPFMAFVYRVAANKIVDALRSQSRDQAVPTEDVPDTEVTENTPESSAIVRDGCNEIAGLLDILSDKARDIIILRVFEGYSAEETARILGTSAGAVRVAQFRALAKLREQLAAQDAPGGAAPGDHGHRAGDRREARP, encoded by the coding sequence ATGACGACGACTGAAGACCTGGACGCGGCGCTCGCGCGCCTCGTCCCGGACGCCGTCGCCGGCGACACCGCGGTGGTGCAGCGCATCATCAACCTCATCCACGCCCCCGTCGTGCGCTACTGCCGCGCCCGCGTGCCGCAGTGGCGGTACCCGACGGCGGAGGACATCGCACAGGAGGTGTGCCTCGCCGTCGCGCGGGCCCTTCCGGGGTACGCGGACCGGGGGTTGCCGTTCATGGCCTTCGTCTACCGGGTCGCCGCGAACAAGATCGTCGACGCGTTGCGGTCGCAGTCCCGGGACCAGGCCGTCCCCACGGAGGACGTGCCGGACACGGAAGTGACGGAGAACACACCGGAATCCTCGGCGATCGTCCGTGACGGGTGTAACGAGATCGCCGGACTGCTCGATATCCTCAGCGACAAGGCACGGGACATCATCATCCTCAGGGTCTTCGAGGGCTACTCCGCCGAGGAGACCGCGAGGATCCTCGGGACCTCGGCCGGTGCCGTCCGCGTGGCCCAGTTCCGGGCGTTGGCGAAGCTCCGCGAGCAGCTCGCGGCGCAGGACGCACCGGGCGGGGCCGCCCCGGGCGACCACGGTCACCGTGCCGGTGACCGGAGGGAGGCCCGACCGTGA
- a CDS encoding DUF5319 domain-containing protein, producing the protein MDFDDAPMPPDPFADDPNDPASFMDPDPDGDYEELSAEEVFALQEDLENVRLFRSLLEPRGILGIATLCDDCDEVHYYDWAIIVGRITTMLSREPAPVHEPGAAPDPNMYVTWDYCAGYADAADHYSQPSRAPRTRYPWSR; encoded by the coding sequence GTGGATTTCGACGACGCACCGATGCCCCCGGACCCCTTCGCGGACGACCCGAACGATCCGGCGTCCTTCATGGACCCGGACCCGGACGGCGACTACGAGGAGCTCTCGGCGGAGGAGGTCTTCGCCCTGCAGGAGGACCTCGAGAACGTGCGCCTGTTCCGCAGCCTCCTCGAGCCCCGCGGTATCCTGGGGATCGCGACGCTGTGCGACGACTGCGACGAGGTGCACTACTACGACTGGGCGATCATCGTGGGGAGGATCACGACGATGCTCTCCCGTGAACCGGCCCCGGTGCACGAGCCGGGCGCGGCCCCGGATCCGAACATGTACGTGACGTGGGACTACTGCGCGGGGTACGCGGACGCGGCGGACCACTACTCGCAGCCGTCGCGGGCCCCGCGCACCCGGTACCCCTGGTCGCGGTGA
- the guaB gene encoding IMP dehydrogenase — MTEPQQVSTGGDDPGKVALVGLTFDDVLLLPAASDVVPSEVDTSTRLTRNISLNTPVISAAMDTVTEARMAVAMARQGGMGVLHRNLSVADQAQQVEIVKRSEAGMVSDPVTCTPDMTIREVDELCARYRISGLPVVDGDGVLVGICTNRDMRFEQDFSRQVRDVMTPMPLVVAQEGVSADAALRLLSENKVEKLPIVDGGGRLTGLITVKDFAKREQYPDAAKDSSGRLLVGAGVGTGEDSWQRAGALVDAGVDVLVVDTAHAHNSGVLETVARVKKEFGDRVDVIGGNLATREAAQAMIDAGADAIKVGIGPGSICTTRVVAGVGAPQISAIMEAAVPAHKAGVPIIADGGMQFSGDIAKALAAGADSVMLGSLLAGTAEAPGETVTVNGKQYKMYRGMGSLGAMQGRGLTGEKRSYSKDRYFQADVKSEEKLVPEGIEGRVPFRGSIDAIVHQLVGGLRAAMGYTGSATIADLHKARFVQITAAGLRESHPHDIQMTVEAPNYYQR, encoded by the coding sequence ATGACCGAACCGCAGCAGGTGAGCACTGGAGGGGACGATCCGGGGAAGGTGGCGCTCGTCGGGCTGACGTTCGACGACGTCCTGCTCCTCCCGGCGGCCTCCGACGTCGTCCCGTCGGAGGTCGACACCTCCACGCGGCTGACGAGGAACATCAGCCTCAACACCCCCGTGATCTCGGCCGCGATGGACACCGTCACCGAGGCCCGCATGGCCGTCGCGATGGCCCGCCAGGGCGGCATGGGCGTCCTCCACCGCAACCTCTCCGTCGCCGACCAGGCGCAGCAGGTCGAGATCGTCAAGCGCAGCGAGGCCGGCATGGTCTCCGACCCGGTGACGTGCACCCCCGACATGACGATCCGGGAGGTCGACGAGCTCTGCGCCCGGTACCGGATCTCCGGGCTGCCCGTCGTCGACGGCGACGGCGTGCTCGTGGGCATCTGCACCAACCGGGACATGCGCTTCGAACAGGACTTCTCCCGCCAGGTCCGCGACGTCATGACCCCCATGCCGCTCGTCGTCGCCCAGGAGGGGGTCTCCGCCGACGCCGCGCTGCGCCTCCTCAGCGAGAACAAGGTGGAGAAGCTGCCGATCGTCGACGGCGGCGGGCGCCTCACCGGGCTCATCACCGTCAAGGACTTCGCCAAGCGGGAGCAGTACCCCGACGCCGCGAAGGACTCCAGCGGGCGGCTGCTCGTCGGCGCCGGCGTCGGCACGGGCGAGGACTCCTGGCAGCGGGCCGGCGCGCTCGTCGACGCGGGGGTCGACGTACTCGTCGTCGACACCGCCCACGCCCACAACTCCGGGGTGCTCGAGACCGTCGCCCGGGTGAAGAAGGAGTTCGGCGACCGCGTCGACGTCATCGGCGGCAACCTCGCCACCCGCGAGGCCGCGCAGGCCATGATCGACGCCGGTGCGGACGCCATCAAGGTCGGCATCGGCCCGGGCTCCATCTGCACGACGCGGGTCGTCGCCGGGGTCGGGGCCCCGCAGATCTCGGCCATCATGGAGGCCGCGGTCCCCGCGCACAAGGCGGGCGTGCCGATCATCGCCGACGGCGGGATGCAGTTCTCCGGCGACATCGCCAAGGCCCTCGCCGCCGGCGCGGACTCCGTCATGCTCGGCTCCCTCCTCGCCGGCACGGCCGAGGCCCCGGGCGAGACCGTCACCGTCAACGGCAAGCAGTACAAGATGTACCGTGGCATGGGCTCCCTCGGCGCCATGCAGGGACGTGGGCTCACCGGCGAGAAGCGGTCCTACTCCAAGGACCGGTACTTCCAGGCCGACGTCAAGAGCGAGGAGAAGCTCGTGCCGGAGGGCATCGAGGGGCGCGTGCCGTTCCGCGGGTCCATCGACGCGATCGTCCACCAGCTCGTCGGCGGGCTCCGGGCGGCGATGGGCTACACCGGGTCCGCCACGATCGCGGACCTGCACAAGGCCCGGTTCGTCCAGATCACCGCCGCGGGCCTGCGCGAGTCGCACCCGCACGACATCCAGATGACCGTCGAGGCCCCGAACTACTACCAGCGCTGA
- a CDS encoding GuaB3 family IMP dehydrogenase-related protein encodes MQDIIDIGMGRAARRVYGLDQVEIVPSRRTRSSRDVDTTWRIDAYTFDLPFMTHPSDAVVTPEFAVEFGRLGGLPVINAEGLWGRHRDLDAALDRVREAARTADEADEAAGAAGADGDDAGFPAQRVLQELHAAPLDRDLLAGRLAEVRESGVRFGVRVSPQNARELAPALIRAGLDILVIQGTLISAEHVYSNGEPLNLKEFIGSLDVPVIAGGVVNYTTALHLMRTGAAGVIVGSGTTTNTDALGIDVPMATAVADAAAARRDHLDETGGRYVHVIADSELMTSGDVAKAVACGADAVSLGAPLAAARESGGRGHFWPAVAAHPQLPRGVVESTGGGDVPLERILAGPTANPYGEENLVGGLRRSMAKCGYTDLKSFQKVDLVVR; translated from the coding sequence ATGCAGGACATCATCGACATCGGGATGGGGCGCGCCGCGCGTCGAGTCTACGGGCTCGACCAGGTGGAGATCGTCCCCTCCCGCCGCACCCGGTCGTCCCGGGACGTGGACACGACGTGGCGGATCGACGCCTACACCTTCGATCTTCCGTTCATGACCCACCCGTCGGACGCGGTGGTCACCCCCGAGTTCGCCGTGGAGTTCGGGCGGCTCGGCGGGCTGCCGGTCATCAACGCCGAGGGGCTGTGGGGCCGGCACCGGGACCTCGACGCCGCCCTCGACCGGGTGCGTGAGGCCGCCCGGACCGCCGACGAGGCCGACGAGGCCGCCGGTGCGGCCGGCGCGGACGGCGACGACGCCGGCTTCCCCGCCCAGCGGGTCCTCCAGGAGCTCCACGCCGCCCCGCTCGACCGGGACCTCCTCGCCGGGCGTCTCGCCGAGGTGCGGGAGTCCGGCGTGCGCTTCGGCGTGCGGGTCTCCCCGCAGAACGCCCGGGAACTCGCCCCGGCGCTCATTCGGGCCGGCCTGGACATCCTCGTCATCCAGGGCACGCTCATCTCCGCCGAGCACGTGTACTCCAACGGGGAGCCGCTGAACCTCAAGGAGTTCATCGGGTCCCTCGACGTGCCCGTCATCGCCGGCGGCGTCGTGAACTACACGACGGCCCTGCACCTCATGCGCACCGGCGCCGCCGGCGTCATCGTCGGCTCCGGGACGACGACGAACACCGACGCCCTCGGCATCGACGTCCCGATGGCCACCGCCGTCGCCGACGCCGCCGCCGCGCGCCGGGACCACCTCGACGAGACCGGCGGACGCTACGTCCACGTCATCGCCGACTCCGAGCTCATGACCTCCGGTGACGTCGCCAAGGCCGTCGCCTGCGGGGCGGACGCGGTGTCCCTCGGGGCGCCGCTCGCCGCCGCCCGGGAGTCCGGGGGCCGCGGACACTTCTGGCCCGCGGTCGCCGCGCACCCCCAGCTGCCGCGTGGCGTCGTCGAGTCCACCGGCGGCGGTGACGTGCCCCTCGAGCGGATCCTCGCCGGTCCGACGGCGAACCCCTACGGCGAGGAGAACCTCGTCGGCGGGCTCCGCCGGTCGATGGCGAAGTGCGGCTACACCGACCTCAAGAGCTTCCAGAAGGTCGACCTCGTCGTCCGCTGA
- the guaA gene encoding glutamine-hydrolyzing GMP synthase, which translates to MTNPGPGAARQAPRRPVLVVDFGAQYAQLIARRVREARLYSEVVPHTMGVEEIRAKDPAALILSGGPSSVYADGAPALREELLELGVPVFGICYGFQAMTHALGGTVAHTGDREYGRTTMTVTGGRLHAGLGAAAGAGDGAGADGAASTQQVWMSHGDAVTAAPDGFEVTATSDGAPVAAFECVDRRMAGVQYHPEVLHSPHGQEVLTRFLTDIAGLEPTWTPGAIADELVEAVREQVGPEGRAICGLSGGVDSAVAAAIVQRAIGDRLTCVFVDHGLLRQGEREQVEHDFVAATGAKLVTVDEREAFLDRLAGLTDPEAKRKAIGAEFIRSFERAVAGVLADTAGQGAGSDGAGQGVDFLVQGTLYPDVVESGGGAGTANIKSHHNVGGLPDDVEFTLVEPLRLLFKDEVRAVGRELGLPDEIVNRQPFPGPGLGIRIIGEVTEDRLRTLRAADAIARAELTAAGLDGTIWQCPVVLLADVRSVGVQGDGRTYGHPVVLRPVTSEDAMTADWTRVPYDVLERISTRITNEVEEVNRVVLDVTSKPPGTIEWE; encoded by the coding sequence GTGACGAACCCCGGACCAGGAGCAGCACGGCAGGCCCCGCGCCGGCCCGTGCTGGTCGTCGATTTCGGAGCCCAGTACGCGCAGCTCATCGCCCGTCGCGTCCGTGAGGCCCGCCTCTACTCCGAGGTTGTCCCGCACACGATGGGGGTGGAGGAGATCCGCGCGAAGGACCCTGCCGCGCTCATCCTCTCCGGCGGGCCGTCGTCCGTCTACGCCGACGGCGCCCCGGCCCTCCGCGAGGAACTGCTCGAGCTCGGCGTGCCCGTGTTCGGCATCTGCTACGGCTTCCAGGCCATGACCCACGCCCTCGGCGGGACGGTCGCCCACACCGGTGACCGGGAGTACGGGCGGACCACGATGACCGTCACCGGCGGCCGGCTGCACGCCGGGCTCGGTGCGGCGGCGGGTGCCGGCGACGGTGCCGGTGCCGACGGGGCCGCCTCCACCCAGCAGGTGTGGATGAGCCACGGCGACGCCGTGACCGCCGCCCCGGACGGGTTCGAGGTCACCGCCACCTCCGACGGGGCGCCCGTCGCCGCCTTCGAGTGCGTCGACCGCCGCATGGCCGGCGTCCAGTACCACCCCGAGGTCCTGCACTCCCCGCACGGCCAGGAGGTGCTCACCCGCTTCCTCACGGACATCGCCGGGCTGGAGCCGACGTGGACGCCCGGTGCCATCGCCGACGAGCTCGTCGAGGCCGTCCGGGAGCAGGTCGGCCCGGAGGGGCGCGCGATCTGCGGGCTGTCCGGCGGGGTGGACTCCGCCGTCGCCGCGGCGATCGTCCAGCGCGCCATCGGTGACCGTCTGACCTGTGTCTTCGTGGACCACGGCCTGCTGCGGCAGGGGGAGCGGGAGCAGGTGGAGCACGACTTCGTCGCCGCGACCGGGGCGAAGCTCGTCACCGTCGACGAGCGCGAGGCGTTCCTCGACCGGCTCGCCGGGCTCACCGACCCCGAGGCCAAGCGCAAGGCCATCGGCGCGGAGTTCATCCGGTCGTTCGAACGGGCCGTCGCCGGGGTCCTCGCGGACACCGCGGGGCAGGGGGCCGGGTCCGACGGTGCCGGGCAGGGCGTGGACTTCCTCGTCCAGGGGACGCTCTACCCGGACGTCGTCGAGTCCGGCGGCGGTGCGGGCACGGCGAACATCAAGAGCCACCACAACGTCGGCGGGCTGCCCGACGACGTCGAGTTCACGCTCGTCGAACCCCTCCGGCTGCTGTTCAAGGACGAGGTCCGGGCCGTCGGCCGGGAGCTCGGCCTGCCCGACGAGATCGTCAACCGGCAGCCCTTCCCGGGGCCGGGGCTCGGCATCCGGATCATCGGCGAGGTCACCGAGGACCGGCTGCGGACCCTCCGCGCCGCCGACGCGATCGCCCGGGCGGAGCTCACGGCCGCGGGGCTCGACGGCACGATCTGGCAGTGCCCCGTCGTGCTCCTCGCGGACGTGCGGTCCGTCGGGGTGCAGGGCGACGGGCGGACCTACGGGCACCCGGTCGTGCTGCGGCCGGTGACCAGCGAGGACGCGATGACCGCGGACTGGACCCGCGTGCCCTACGACGTGCTGGAGCGGATCTCCACCCGCATCACGAACGAGGTCGAGGAGGTCAACCGGGTGGTGCTCGACGTCACGAGCAAGCCGCCGGGAACCATCGAGTGGGAGTGA
- a CDS encoding Y-family DNA polymerase, translated as MTRRVIVLWFPDWPVYVAGRTHGWDALTPAAVVTAHRVVAANAAARAAGVRVGALRRHALAACPSLLVAEDDPGQQAAVHEEVLDGVAAVAAQVETLRPGLLAVSGDALARYYGDEATAAEMLVDAAARAGADCLAGIADDLVTATWAARRGMTVPVGGSARFLAGLPVDSLVSEPALGAPTGLVEVLADLGVRTLADFAALPRAYVAGRFGQDAVDWHRIASGEPERDVSPSRVETPLEVVHEPDTPVSSTETAAFVARQAAARLHAALVGTGEACLRLTVRASLAAPPDHDGPTTIERTWRCREPLTEEETSRRVRWQLDGWLTRLRARTAGGPGPAGTGPGDAGEVGDGWDSGGDTPDIDPTEVGIRRIELIPLDRVPAGTVAEPLWGGVDDGIRAARAVAARAQALIGTQAVCRPVHRGGRAVAGRIVLVPYGDDDPEQVSSLSTRDWRGALPAPLPGLVGAPDAGHAPSASGAATGGAATGGAMTGGATTGGAAPGGAGARRTPDAPGRTAGNDIRARRRGTARGVRQAPGRGGAPAPHAGHAPAATHPAAGVRLLDGDGRPLHVTGRGVLSAEPAVMEWGGRRHEITGWAGPWPVDEDWWRHGKRYARMQIATAEPAGYLLVCRSTRWRIEATY; from the coding sequence GTGACACGGCGGGTCATCGTCCTCTGGTTCCCGGACTGGCCGGTGTACGTCGCCGGGCGGACGCACGGGTGGGACGCCCTCACCCCGGCGGCGGTCGTGACGGCGCACCGGGTGGTCGCGGCGAACGCCGCCGCCCGGGCCGCGGGCGTCCGGGTCGGGGCGCTCCGGCGGCACGCCCTCGCCGCGTGCCCGTCCCTCCTCGTCGCGGAGGACGACCCCGGGCAGCAGGCCGCGGTGCACGAGGAGGTGCTGGACGGGGTTGCCGCTGTCGCCGCGCAGGTCGAGACGCTGCGCCCCGGGTTGCTCGCCGTGTCCGGGGACGCGCTCGCCCGCTACTACGGGGACGAGGCGACCGCGGCGGAGATGCTCGTCGACGCCGCCGCCCGGGCCGGGGCGGACTGCCTCGCCGGGATCGCGGACGACCTCGTCACGGCGACGTGGGCCGCCCGGCGGGGGATGACCGTCCCGGTGGGCGGGTCCGCCCGCTTCCTCGCCGGCCTGCCGGTGGACAGCCTCGTCAGCGAGCCGGCCCTCGGGGCGCCGACGGGCCTCGTGGAGGTCCTCGCCGACCTCGGCGTGCGCACCCTCGCGGACTTCGCGGCCCTGCCCCGCGCGTACGTCGCCGGACGGTTCGGGCAGGACGCCGTCGACTGGCACCGCATCGCCTCCGGCGAACCGGAACGGGACGTCTCCCCGTCCCGCGTCGAGACCCCGCTCGAGGTCGTCCACGAACCGGACACCCCCGTGAGCAGCACGGAGACGGCGGCGTTCGTCGCCCGGCAGGCCGCAGCCCGGCTCCACGCGGCACTCGTGGGGACAGGCGAGGCGTGCCTCCGGCTCACCGTCCGGGCGTCCCTCGCCGCCCCACCCGACCACGACGGCCCCACCACCATCGAACGGACATGGCGGTGCCGTGAACCGCTGACGGAGGAGGAGACGTCCCGCCGGGTGCGCTGGCAGCTCGACGGCTGGCTGACACGCCTGCGGGCACGCACCGCCGGCGGACCCGGCCCGGCCGGCACCGGACCCGGTGACGCCGGTGAGGTCGGCGACGGGTGGGACAGCGGCGGGGACACCCCGGACATCGACCCCACCGAGGTCGGCATCCGGCGCATCGAGCTCATCCCCCTCGACCGTGTGCCCGCCGGCACGGTCGCCGAGCCGCTGTGGGGAGGGGTCGACGACGGCATCCGCGCAGCCCGGGCCGTCGCGGCCCGGGCCCAGGCGCTCATCGGGACGCAGGCCGTGTGCCGGCCCGTGCACCGTGGCGGCCGGGCCGTCGCCGGCCGGATCGTCCTCGTCCCCTACGGTGACGACGACCCCGAGCAGGTCAGCTCCCTGTCCACACGCGACTGGCGGGGTGCGCTGCCCGCCCCACTGCCGGGGCTGGTCGGAGCCCCGGACGCCGGCCACGCCCCCTCGGCGAGCGGTGCGGCGACCGGTGGTGCGGCGACCGGTGGCGCGATGACCGGTGGCGCGACGACCGGTGGTGCGGCACCCGGTGGTGCGGGTGCCCGCCGGACCCCCGACGCCCCGGGGCGGACCGCGGGGAACGACATCCGGGCCCGTCGCCGGGGCACCGCACGCGGCGTCCGTCAGGCCCCGGGGCGAGGGGGCGCGCCGGCCCCTCACGCGGGACACGCCCCGGCCGCCACGCACCCGGCCGCCGGCGTCAGGCTGCTCGACGGTGACGGCCGGCCCCTTCACGTCACGGGCCGGGGTGTCCTCAGCGCCGAACCGGCCGTGATGGAGTGGGGCGGCCGACGCCACGAGATCACCGGGTGGGCCGGCCCGTGGCCGGTCGACGAGGACTGGTGGCGGCACGGCAAGCGCTACGCGAGGATGCAGATCGCCACCGCCGAGCCCGCCGGCTACCTCCTCGTCTGCCGGAGCACCCGCTGGCGGATCGAGGCGACGTACTGA
- a CDS encoding sucrase ferredoxin, which translates to MGTRQNSGVDQDSDGQPGGAPAPGRSATDHTPDTPTGQSATTGQARTTGQARTTGQATTGQPATTDQTTTTRPRRPDPTQDKYRDLCSVLTDEPLPGTAKRADLVLALEYAGPWSHDILDGDTLDPELSRRIRSFAKSHRAGIHFIRKPGRAGRRRTGSTLFIAHARAGVLERLTLDGPEDLPDLELGGPGETPGAERVTAPVMLVCTHGKRDRCCAVFGRPVAAALEHAFPLDQVWESSHTKGHRLAPSMILLPSNHSFGRLTAPQAATVLGQATRGELPVLGNRGRGTLDAAGQVAELAVAQAVVDAGRTVGLTGLDVREPSADGDGPGAGPGGPGEGTTAPSATRASDPGEAEWRVVTETSTGRTWEVGMTRTEVGPVVSSCGGTPKTTTAWTATIVREL; encoded by the coding sequence ATGGGTACACGGCAGAATTCGGGGGTTGACCAGGACAGTGACGGCCAGCCGGGCGGCGCGCCGGCTCCCGGTCGCAGCGCAACGGACCACACGCCGGACACCCCCACCGGTCAGTCCGCCACCACCGGCCAGGCCCGCACCACCGGCCAGGCCCGCACCACCGGCCAGGCCACCACCGGCCAGCCCGCCACCACCGACCAGACCACCACCACCCGGCCCCGCCGACCCGACCCCACGCAGGACAAGTACCGCGACCTGTGCTCCGTCCTCACCGACGAGCCCCTGCCGGGCACGGCGAAGCGGGCGGACCTCGTCCTCGCGCTGGAGTACGCCGGCCCGTGGAGCCACGACATCCTCGACGGGGACACGCTGGACCCGGAGTTGTCCCGTCGGATCCGGTCGTTCGCCAAGAGCCACCGCGCGGGCATCCACTTCATCCGCAAACCCGGCCGCGCGGGCCGCCGCCGGACGGGGAGCACGCTCTTCATCGCCCACGCCCGGGCGGGCGTGCTGGAACGCCTGACCCTCGACGGCCCGGAGGACCTGCCGGACCTCGAACTCGGCGGCCCCGGCGAGACCCCGGGCGCGGAGCGGGTCACCGCGCCGGTGATGCTCGTGTGCACGCACGGCAAACGCGACCGGTGCTGCGCGGTGTTCGGCCGCCCCGTCGCCGCGGCCCTGGAGCACGCCTTCCCCCTCGACCAGGTGTGGGAGTCCTCGCACACGAAGGGCCACCGCCTCGCCCCGTCGATGATCCTCCTGCCGAGCAACCACTCCTTCGGCAGGCTCACCGCACCGCAGGCGGCGACCGTCCTCGGCCAGGCGACGCGCGGCGAGCTGCCCGTCCTCGGCAACCGCGGCCGCGGGACCCTCGACGCCGCCGGGCAGGTCGCGGAACTCGCCGTCGCGCAGGCGGTGGTCGACGCCGGCCGCACCGTCGGGCTCACCGGCCTCGACGTCCGGGAACCGTCCGCCGACGGTGACGGCCCGGGTGCGGGCCCCGGTGGACCGGGGGAGGGGACGACGGCCCCCTCCGCCACCCGCGCCTCCGACCCCGGGGAGGCGGAGTGGCGCGTCGTCACCGAGACCTCCACGGGCAGGACCTGGGAGGTGGGGATGACCCGGACGGAGGTCGGGCCGGTCGTGTCGTCCTGCGGCGGGACCCCGAAGACGACGACGGCGTGGACCGCGACGATCGTCCGCGAACTCTGA
- a CDS encoding AMIN-like domain-containing (lipo)protein: protein MRTPFQRPSTACTAVATACSLAALASCGTSDSAPVTTAPVTSPSVPAPGVPETQVLHTPSSELEPLAGTQPLDVLAAPDADLRITDVRTGQHQTFDRFVVELAGTGDPGWLVTASDSTLAVDIRGTGSSDPAAADVTAADRAARDTPGAAITSVADAGPGQRTHSFTLGLASPRPMFTLNVLTNPTRIVVDVRHP from the coding sequence ATGCGCACCCCATTCCAGCGACCCTCCACCGCCTGCACCGCCGTGGCGACGGCGTGCAGTCTCGCGGCTCTGGCGTCCTGCGGGACGTCGGACTCCGCCCCCGTGACGACCGCGCCGGTGACGTCGCCGAGCGTCCCGGCCCCGGGCGTGCCGGAGACCCAGGTGCTGCACACGCCGTCGTCCGAGCTTGAACCGCTCGCCGGGACCCAGCCGCTCGACGTCCTCGCCGCCCCGGACGCCGACCTGCGCATCACCGACGTCCGCACCGGCCAGCACCAGACCTTCGACCGCTTCGTCGTGGAACTCGCCGGGACCGGCGACCCCGGCTGGCTGGTCACCGCCTCGGACTCCACGCTCGCCGTCGACATCCGCGGCACCGGGTCGTCCGACCCCGCGGCCGCCGACGTGACCGCCGCGGACCGGGCCGCGCGGGACACCCCCGGCGCGGCGATCACCTCCGTCGCCGACGCGGGGCCGGGTCAGCGGACGCACAGCTTCACCCTGGGCCTGGCGAGCCCGCGGCCGATGTTCACGCTCAACGTCCTGACGAACCCCACGCGCATCGTCGTCGACGTCCGCCACCCCTGA
- a CDS encoding methionine ABC transporter permease — translation MSDTLILAKETNWEFLSPIFRDSIVETLYMAVWALVAGGVFGLILGILLYTTRSGGILANRPAFWTINVLVNVIRPIPFIILLTALGPLTKVVVGTTIGINAATFAIVVAASFGAARIVEQNLVSIDPGVVEAARAMGASPLRIIFTVIIPEALGPLILGFTFMFIAIVDMTAMAGYIGAGGLGDFAIQYGYRAFDWNVTYVTLAVIIVIVQIAQLAGNWLARRIMRR, via the coding sequence ATGAGCGACACCCTCATTCTCGCGAAGGAGACGAACTGGGAGTTCCTCTCCCCCATCTTCCGGGACTCGATCGTCGAGACCCTGTACATGGCCGTGTGGGCGCTCGTCGCCGGCGGCGTGTTCGGCCTCATCCTCGGCATCCTCCTGTACACGACGCGCTCCGGCGGCATCCTCGCCAACCGGCCGGCGTTCTGGACGATCAACGTGCTCGTCAACGTCATCCGCCCGATCCCGTTCATCATCCTGCTCACCGCCCTCGGCCCGTTGACGAAGGTCGTGGTGGGGACGACGATCGGCATCAACGCCGCGACGTTCGCGATCGTCGTCGCCGCCTCGTTCGGCGCGGCGCGGATCGTCGAGCAGAACCTCGTGTCCATCGACCCGGGCGTCGTCGAGGCCGCGCGGGCGATGGGTGCCTCCCCGCTGCGGATCATCTTCACCGTCATCATCCCGGAGGCGCTCGGCCCGCTCATCCTCGGGTTCACGTTCATGTTCATCGCCATCGTCGACATGACCGCGATGGCCGGGTACATCGGCGCCGGCGGCCTCGGTGACTTCGCCATCCAGTACGGCTACCGGGCCTTCGACTGGAACGTGACGTACGTGACGCTCGCCGTCATCATCGTCATCGTGCAGATCGCGCAGCTCGCGGGGAACTGGCTCGCCCGGCGGATCATGCGGCGCTGA